The sequence TTTGTGGGCAGAAGGTTTGCCTTAGGGCACCTAAATGTCCATATTTATAGTTGTAAATACCCAATTTTTACAAATGGGCTCTAAATGATGCACTTTCCAACTCTTCCACTATTTATTAATCTCCTACGGGCAAACTCCAGCTTCTCTGCATCTCTATTGCCACCAAGAGATGCCACCAAAGAAGAGAAggacaaaggagagaaggaggtcCCAGAGCAGAGGATCTCACCTGTGCTTACTCACCTGAGACAGGAGGCAGTACCTACCACATGGTTTTCTGACTACTTCAGCAGTACTGACTCAGGAATAGTGGGGAACACAGATCGCCAATGAAGGTGTAGGTCTTTCCTGAATTCTGGTTAATCTTGGTACAGCTGCCTCTCAGGCACCCTTCACTCAGACTCGCTTGCCAAAGATGTGAAGATGGGGTCTGGCCCCATGGATACTGGAGCCTTGGATAGTTCCTGAAGTACCTGGGGTAGTTATACCTCTGGAGCCTAAGGGACTCTGCCCCTTGGGAACTTCTCCAATGTTGCTCCCATTGGAACAAAAAGCCATTCTGGAATAGGAAGGCAGGCAGATGGGAGaagaaattatctttcttttcaaaagaaagtaCTTCTAATGATGGAGTCATACATACACTGGGTGCTCTGTAGGCAGTtagttcatttcctgggtttgaGTGTCTTACATACATCCCTACATGTTCATACTAATTTGTACATGCACACTTGGTACTTCCATAGATTCAGTAACTTCCTTCAGAAGTTCTCTTGGATTTCCCGTACCTGCTGTTAGATAGGTACATCCTGAATCATGCTATTGAATAGGTCAAGGTTATCATGAATTTATCATGACATTGTAATGataaaaatgtaagagaaaactgaacaaaatattaTTGAGAAAGTGCAATgtgtttttcagaaagaaaattctgcattaatttctgctttttaaaggaTTCTTAAATGGGATTTGATTACAACTGATTTTTaggaaatatagtttatttttttattttaattttgaaatttatagGAATTAAACATCTATCTCAAGTTATGGGGACAGACATTATCAGTTTCTCTAAggctctttgttttatttttatttctcttctgcaTGCTTCAACATTCCTCCTTGTTGTCTCCctttcagaaaagtaaaaactcAAGTgcacttaaaatgtatttctaattAGTTACTAGTATgcttatggcaacccactccagtgttcttgcctggagaatcccatggatagaggagcctggtgggctacagtccacagggttgcaaagagtcggacgcgactgagcgactagactTAGACTTATGCTTATTTACTTGTATGCTCATTTATGGGAGGATAGTTTGGATGTTGAATTTATATAAAGGTCATTGGGTTGTAAGTCTGATGCCACTTAATTTTCCACCAAccctaaatattaaaaatatatacatgctcCTATATGCTCATATAtgtgatttcattattttaaactgTTGTTCAATTTCTGTTACATGCATTTGCCCCTTTTCATACAAGCAGCCAACACCCATGTGACCTATAATTAATAGCATAAATTAATTACAGCTACTATCAATATCATTGTACATCTCTCTTTATGGACTTAGTAActgtatatatatgatttttttcagttataaaaatataaacatatttaaatataagtatcagatttccctgatggctcagacagtcaaaaatcttcctgcaatgcaggagactcaggtttgatccctgagtcacgaagatcccctggagaaaggaatggctacccactccagtattcttgcctgaagaattccatggacagaggagctaatTTGACTAAGAATTACCAAATTTCTCTCCAAAATATCTGCAAAATCTCAGAAGAAattcctgagtttttttttttcacattctttataccttttgatactttttttgaaaactcaatggatataaaataatatatcattattttaaatttattttcttctgataatTGAGCTTTCTTTATATACTATTTATCCATTTGTGGGTTTTATAGTGTGAATTACATATTCACATCCTTTGCcttctttttctattaatttctgttttccttgcatattaaaaattttttcttgtgaatTATATATTAAAGACCCTGTTGACTAGATGTTGTCAGTATCCTCTCTGGTCTTTCATACAGCTGTCAATTTTAGTGCATGCTGTCCATTACTTAATgaaaatctttaaatttcatcACATCAAGCTATTTTTCTATTAATAGATTTTCTTTGGGGATTGTATTTCCAGAACATTCCACAAAATCACAAAGttctgtttaatgttttggtttGTCTTAATGTTTAATTTAAACATGGTGTCTTATGTTTCTTACTGATATATTGACATCTACTTGTGGTTTATATTGTCAAGAATTAGAAGTGTTATTTAGTATACACTGCTATAGTCATATGAGGtgtgaaaatacaaataatactGCTTGTTATTTTATAACTGTTCTCTACTGTGAGCCACTGAGCATCCTCACTTCAACCATGACCCCTTTTGTGGTATCTAGATCTCCCCATGATCCATCAAATAGTGGCTTAATGCCTGAAAAGCAGGGTCTACCAGTGCCTAGCTTTAGGGTAAGGCCTGAGTGTCTTCTGTTTTGTTGGTGGAAATGCTTTACTAGTTACTAGGTATTTTTGAATACCAATTCTGTTTATAGTGTTAAATatgactgtttccactgatttaagttcagttcagtcgctcagtcatgtccgactcgttgtgaccccatgaactgcagcacgccaggcctccctgtccatcaccaactgctggagtctacctaaacccatgtccattgagtcggtgatgccatccaaccatatcatcctctgacatccccttatCCTCAGCTTTATTACATATCAGGTTCTAATACATACAAGTCTCTGTTTCTGTTCCATCACTGGTATATCTGACTTTACTTAAAAGCAGTGACacaatatttttattactaatgCTTTGTAAATCACCCTattatatagcaaagtgagttCCTATCAGAATTCTATCCAAAAAATTTGAGggatttttagattttattctctACACATCTTTTATAATCAGGatcacttctgccacattctatTGATTATGAGTGAATCACTAAAGCCAACCCAGATTCACAAGGAGGGACAGTAAATAACTGCATGGAGAAGTGTAAAACAATTTGTGGTCACCTTCACAGGCAATGTTAATTTTTCtaccttgtgatttttttttctttattactaaAATTGCTACTTTGATTTACTTATGTCtctctgttcttttatttttaatgtcaacTCTCCCAGATGCCAACAAATATCAAAATCTCCGAGCTTGTTTAGGAATCTATCTAATCACATGCAGCCTTAAGAGTTTATTCTTTCCCTCCGATATCACTGTTAGGGTTCACAAGGGTCTCAAAGCATATAGATAAAATATGGCCTATTGTGGTGACCTGATAAACAAGGGATGAAATCACAGTGGCCACATTGCCCTGGTGGGCATCCTATTTTTCCCTAAGGTGATATCCTATTTTTCCCTGCTGGTGCTGGTTTTTCAAGACTACATGACCACCCGACCCACGAGATCCTGTTAATTACGTGACCACAAGACCCCAGCTGCGGACTAAAGATAAACTGAGGTCACCTACCTCCAGGGCATAATTTCCCATTGATAGGGTATAAGAAGGGTTGGCTGTAAAAAGAGAGCACCAGTTTTACTCTAAAGTcagtcactttctttctttcttcctatgaTAAATCTTTGAATGTCTggcttcctctctttttctccttgctTGCCTTACACTCACCATAGTATATCTAGTAGCTTTCTTTTTTAGCATATAATTTGTCTCTCTACAACACCTTTCAGTCTTACCTCTTAAAAATATATGAGCAATTCTTCATTTCTATTGAGGTGCTTCCATTCCACTCATTTATTTCCTTATGTAATTTTTTATTAGACCAAATTTACATTTTGGCCCCTTTGCACAAAATCTTTTAatcatttcctcttccttctttctgcatCTTCTGACCATTATATACCATGACTGGGAATTTTTTTTGGTTACAGACAGTTCATTAATTCAGCTGTCAGCTCTTCAACTCATCCACTGGATACCTCATATCAACTATTTTGTCTTTTAGTTAATTCTTTATTATAACTGAATTTCCTGAATTTATATTTCCAATGTCTTCCTCTAAGTCTCTGAGGGCATCAATGCTTTTACTTACcaaataaatgcttattttgtACTTACATGCTAAATATAGCCAACTTGTCTGCAATAGTTATTTTCTCTAACTAGTCATTAATTCTGATGCTTACAATATGTGTTGTTTAGCTCATTGCCTTTATTTCATAGTgcttgttattttcttatttttaaaaatcttattgtcatatttccttaagatatgaaTACTTTGTTTAGTAAAGTGCACCTAGGAGTAAAGGGACTCAGGGATAAAAGATCAAGTTCCAGGCTGTGAATCCTCCAGATGAGCTTTGTGATTGTCAGAGAAATGCTTCCTTGTCTCCTGGACATTAATACTTCTTGTTTTCTACAACTGAGGCAAACAGACCTCTTAGTTAATCACCCATTATATCTGCCCCAACTCTGCTCTTTTCAGGGTCTACTATTAAGTAAGATTATACAGACCTCAGTTGGAACTACAGAGGGCCTGCTCTGTGCTTACATATAGCACAGCCATGGCAAGCACTCCACAGCTTTCTTCCCTCTCAACAACTTCAGAGATGGCACCACAATCTCATGTGAATGCATGGATGAAGTAAAGATTGCCATAAAGTTTATCTCTTTCATCTAGTTTCCTCTGAGGCTGATCTTCTACTGTTCCAAGTGCTAGGGATCAAGATGACTCCAAAATGTTCATAGGTTTTGTATTGTATTCTGTGATTCAAAAACTTCTCTGATATCATTGCCATACTAAGGGTCTGGGATAAGAGGTAGGCTGCATTTTGTTAGACATTTTTCTGTATGTACTGAGGTGATTATAGGGGCTTTTCTTTGTTAATATAGTGAAATACATTAATTGATGTTTGAATGTTAAATCAACTCTGTATTCCTGGAATTAACCAAACTGGATCTTATCTAGTTGGATGTATCTAAATTTTGTATATTGTtcaatttaattttctaaaattttgtttaatgttttggATCTATGTCTTCAAAGGAtatctattaattttttatataatgtaTTTGTCTGCTTTTGGTATAAAGATAAATGTGTTTTCACAGTATATGTTGAACAGTATCTCCtctccttcattttttctggaaaatgtgtagaattggtattatttcttctaaACACAATATACATACTTCATGATTCCTTTCATATGAAATTCTACAATATGAGAAGCTAATGCATACTTTAAAGCAACCAATGCTTGCTTAAGGCAAGGGGTAGAGTAACATATCAACAGCAAATGGGCATGAGGCAACATTTCTCAGTGATGAAAATAgactttttcttgatttttatggTTGTTAAGATGATACTGTGGGGCTGCCGGGGCTGGCAGGCGGCCCAGACCTGGGTTTCAGTTTCCCCTGAAATGGTGGGATTCCCCGCCCCCATCGGGctgcctggagccagccaatcaacaggCGCCCAAAAGGGAACAAAAGGAACATGAGGGAAAGCGGAAAAGCCCGCAAACGCCTAAGTTTGAACAAAAGCCCGCGAAAGTTTgtaccaataaaattgctttgcaaacatgtaaccaatccgcttaagccagctgcCAACTGCTTATGTTCACCCTATAAATTTATGTAACAGCTGGGGCTCGGGGctttttctgaccctgcaccactgcgttggttgcagcaaaaagccctggctcgagtcagtaataaacttccctttttgtgaattgcattgtcttggaagccttctctcttcccgctcggggattcagacatcgggcaAAACAATACACATTTTGTAAAATTCATTGTATGGAAAATACCTTATTGCATATAAATAATACTTTAATAAACTTGATAAAAATGCACGTTTTtgttagaaaacgccgcgggagaaagaaaaagccgcctctaaggaccggtggtaaaggccttttattaagcgtcgctctcgctctcgggcagaactcccggggggctggtgagtgaggagacaaagggagtctgcaaggtatgaggggtggggaggggttttatagtccgggcagggcgtccaggccaggtcttttcatataaggaagaaagcgcgggctacagcggtggtcagtgtcccagggctctgtgttggtacctgattggaccaggctgcagcgggccagcccctggaagtttagccagcctccggaatttgccttgcagcactttcccaggggcatgccccgacctttcagttTTTATGGGTAAAGTTAatgtactgaaaataaaaattaaaaaatgcacaCAAATGAAGAAAGCCAATTTGCaagttaaacattaaaatattataacaccctattgaaggagtcttttgggcctagaaaagagaacaacaatctcaaaggccccttgctgaatcatctaacttcggagaaaacaaagcataactttagttccatcctgatgctccaggccagctgcatctatctgggacttatcacgcCCCTctggaaacctaccaccccctacagccgcccagaagacttatcaccccctgcccaactacaagtgtcatctcaacaaaagaatactcaaaatatcccgcctgattgacgtttcccttatcgcttctaCAAACCTGCCTAtgagtatgaagcctccctgatccctttcggcgctcagcctggtcgttaggccgactgtcgcccctccttgcctgaataaaggtaacctacttctgttgaggtcgtctttccttttctgcctcgccgaaACTATGCCTTACACCTATCACCGTTATTTTTTTTAGAACTGGACATTTTAACACCCAAAATGGAGATGGATGATTAGAAGTCTTagaatgaaaaatattctttgcATCCCATATACTAGTATTCTGACATTCTAAGCTTTGTCACCCAGACTTGTGAAAACTTTGTCACagagatccagcaattccatgccAGGCATTTTAAACATTTGTGTAAGTAACCTgagcaaggggcttccctgatgaaggaggaaacagaacaggctctatcttgaaagcaaGACTCCATCTTGGGcgggactgtggactttgagctatatgcccagtatctatggaagcGACagaccaactggaaaaccaggcccctggAAGGAAAAGCCCCAGGCTCTCcatcacctaaaagaataccctaattatctgtgtaaccgaatagaatcatacattctattatgcttattggggaaTGACCAcaagcctattgataattgtccactgttaactaccttgGCCTAAGGCttatgaatcacgggttaactttgattgtacttttctttttgctttgttcaggctagtttcagggaattttggggaggtgggtttgggcacgtatGCTTAggatatataaggttttcacaaaaactggtcggggtccttggctaagaggagactctgccttgggcccgccagtgtaataaactgcactccactatctgcattgtccttctgagtgtttgtttcccagaaagcgtggCTACAACACTgctagctcagatgataaagagtctgcctgcagtgtgggagacctgggttcaacccctgggccaggaagatcccctggagaagggaatggccaccctactctagtactcttgcctggagaattctatggacagagaagcctggtgggttatagtccatgtggttgcaaaagagttggacactattgagcaactagcatttcacttccattttcattttcaacttgAGGTGAGGCTGCACATCAGAAAAGAGGCATGGCAGGGACTAGCTTTGTTTGGCtcaagtgaaagtcactgctGTTTGATGTTCACCCCTCTCTCATAGACCAATAGCCTTCTGTCAAAATTACCTATGAATCTTTGATGAACTACATTTTCTGGTCTCAAGAGCATCTTGGCCTGAGCCCAGTGGAAACAGGAAGTGCAGGTGGTCAATCCCTACTAGAAAAATCCTCAGACAATGATGGATGGACATTGggtactccagctttcttgcctttAACTGAATAACCTGAAAGAGATTGTAATCAGTCTCTTATGAGACCCCAGTTGGAACTGGGTCCCAGCTGTCCACGGCAATAACTTAGTGTATCCTGTATTGCCCTTGAAACTGCAGCCTCTTTCATCATGATCAATGTAATTAATCATAATCAGTGCTGCATCCCTGATGGAAGGGCACAAAGACCAAGGGATGCGAGGCAGTGGCCCACAGACTTGTCCCTATTTAGTTCACAAGCACAGTCCCGGAATAAACCATGGCCTCTGGCAGATAAAGATGGcccaaagtaaacaaacaacTGTTGTGACAGATGTGACATCTTTAAtaaagaggactttaaaaaatttttatttatttacttatttatttgtctgtgccaggtgttagttttggcatgtgggaccttccatCTTCATTGTAGCCTGCAGGGTCTTCTCATTGTGAAGTGCAAATTTTCAGTTGCGCCTttgggatctagatccctgaccaggggttgaacccaggcccctggcattGGGAGTGCGAAGTCTCAGCCTCTGGACTTCCAGGAAAATCCctaaaaaggaatttttaataaaaatctttaGCATTTGCTATGCAGATATTGTTCTTGCTGATGTTTTCTTTTAGTTAATTTCTATTACTGAAATATATCCAAAGCAGTTTTTGTTCAACTGGGGTAAGCAACAGTGCATCTATAAGGATTTTTACAAGGCTAGAGtgactttttttgtttattgtcaCAATGTAACCTGAAAGAACTGTGACATTTTGACACTTCATATCACGCTGATTCAGTACATGGATCAATCATGTTAACCTGAGTGGCTAAGCAGAAAGTGtcaactttgctgaattctctGATACAACATATGTACATGGCAATGGTGAAAGATAAGGATCCAGAAGATTCAGGAGCTTCTACATTAGGGACATTTTTACCACGTTAAGGACATCTTTACATTTCCAATGGATAGAAACGTACTCAGACACCATTCCTGTGTCAAAGGAGAAACTATTTTACCTTGACCTCTTACCATTAAGAAAGCAACCTCTCTAGATTTTGGAGACAGCTCATAACACCCTTAAGGATTCTGATTTGATTTGTGATCTATTTACTAGGTGAGACTGAAGGTTCGTTGCTTTGATTGggatgaagagaaggaaagaactcTTCAGTAAGTTTAAGCTGAGGTTCAAGCAGCCCTGCTTCTCAGAACATATGGTTTGGGGGATACAAAAGTGTTCCTGGTGTTAACAGCAAGTAAAAAAAAGCTGGGTAGAGTCCTCACACAGTATTAGAGTCCCAGAGGAAACCCATAGAGTCTGCAGCAAAGAATGCAGCAGAAAACTAGCTACCATTCAAAACACAGCTTGGATTGTACGAAGCAAGAAGTAATAAAGTTGTACAGGCATAGCAGTAGCCCATTCCAACAGGATGGTATTTCAGGAATTGCCTAGGTCAGGGGTCTCCAACCTTCGGGATCTAACACCTGATGAcatgaggtggagctgatgtaataataatagaaataaaatgcacaataaatttaATGCACTTGAATTTTCCTGAAACCATTCTCACCCTCAGTCTGTggaaaaaattatcttccacaaaactggttggggaccactggttaGAGCAACCATAGGGGCATAGATTATACAGTCGATTGTCCCAGGCCTCATTTTGCCTACCTCATTTAAATGactgtctttccttctcttcacGTCAATGGCCTCAAGGAGGTTTGCTATGACCAAATAAAAGGGAGAGGTCAGAGCTCAGGCCTAGAAATGAATGAGTGATATTGCTATGTTGTGGAAGCTAAAATGTTGTCACATTACAGCCTTAAGTCATGAGTGAACTACAAAGATGGAGGCAGAGCTCTAAGCAGTGCATGTGGTCATCAACTTGATGTACAGAAAAAATTGGCAAGACTTGACAATCAGAGGCAAAGAGGTTTTGGGGAAGAAGCGTGTGAATACTCCCATGGAATCTGGCAAAAAACATGCGAATCTAATGGTTCATATTAATGGCCACCAAGGAGCTTGTATCAGGGAAGAGGAGGTGAGGAACAACAGGGCAGCTAGAGGTAGTGACTTCTAAAAACACTGATTGAGTGTGAGCAGAATCTAGAATGAATGGTAAAGGAGGAGGTGAAGAATGAAGGGACCAGCTGCAGTGGCAGTAATATATCTCCCTGTCTTGAATCCTTCCTTAGAAAAATTGTGAGAGGCCACTGTCTTGAAGAACTAGTGACAGGTCAGCACCAATGAACACAGAGAATGAGAACATCTGATAGTACAGGGGTGGCTGTCACAGAAGCTCTCAGGGCCCTGTCCCTGCTGCTCCCGCACTTTAACACCCACACAAGGGTACTCCTCTCATGGTatatagctagtgggaaactgttgtatagtacagggagcttAGCTCCCtgctctctgatgacctagaagggCTGGATGAGGGCTGTGGTGGAGGCttaaaagggagggaatatatgtatacatatagctgattcactttgttctacatcagaaactaacaacattgtgaAGCATTTTTACTCCAACTAAAACAAACATCCATGCAGTTCTACTGCAAACTCCTGGGACTCTGCCTAGGAGTGCCCTCTAACCATGGAAGTATGATAGACTCATGgttgggacatgactgaaatgaggTATCAGTGGGATTAAAGCCTTGTGAAACATTTTTCAAGTTGTGGTGGACAGAATTTTGACAAGATCTTTCCAGTTCTTTTTATCATCACTTGGGTCTGTTCGCTACCATAGGCATATTTCTGATTTATTCTGGTGGCCGTCATTTTAATTTCTGTGCCAGAAGCAAACTATGTTATGTGAGATCTCTGCTTATGTGCTGGAGATACCTGATGTTACTGGGATCTCATTGGGTCTAAAATTTACCTCTATGGTTATTGTGGTATGTCGATAACTAGAGAGAACTCAAGGAAAGTCAGAGGCCAGATGTAAAGCAATATTATTTAAGACATGACTTGCCTAGGATATGAGATTATTTttacagttattttcttttagaaagttGCACAGAACCCTTTATGTTGCCTcaatgcaggttttttttttttttgtataaagaGTACATAAGATGAGAAGTCTTCTGGCATCAAAGTTTCCATTTATCTTTTTAGCTTTCTTGGTGAACTGATTAACTCTTTTAGATTTCAAATTCCAAAATGATCTGATAGAAATTTAACAACACAACCAAGAATGTTTAATTGagacctcagttcagtcactcagtcgtgtccaactctttgcaaccccatggactgcagcatgccaggcttccctttccatcaccaactcccggagcttgctcaaactcatgcccattgagtcggtgatgccatccaaccacatcatcctctgtcatccccttctccttctgccttcaatctttcccagcatcagggtcttttcaaatgagtcaggtctttgcatcagttggccaaagtattagagtttcagcttcaacatcagtccttccaatgaaattaTTGCCTGTCAGCAATTTCTGTTCCCAAGGTTAAGCCTCTCGCGTTTTACCTCTTATAACCTCCTGAGCAGTTTCTGGATTCCCTGCCTGATCTCCTTGGTTCTCACACCATAAACAATGGGGTTCAGAGCTGGGGGGATGAGGTGGTGCAGGATGTTGAGCAGGATGGGGACATCTGGGGGAATCCTCTCCCTGGCCAGGTTAGTGATGACCAGGACCAGCAGGACTGTGCTGAAGAAGAGGATGAGGATGAAGTGGGAACCGCAGGTGCTCAGGGCCTTGGCAGCAGCTCCCTCAGCCTTGATCCTTAGCACAGCTTTCAGGATAAAAGAGTAGGAGAGAATGATAAGGATGAGGTCAGAGCCCAGTAGGGTCCAGCCTGCCACGAACTGGTAGAGTCGATTGAAGGCGATGTCATCACAGGAGAGTTTGGACACAGACAGGTTAGTGCAGATGCAGTTCTTGATGATGTTCTCCGCACAGTATCTCAGTCTGGCAGAAAGAATTGGAACTGGTAGTGAAGCAAGGGCATTCCGGGCCACTACAAAGATGATGGCTCTGGCCACAAATTGGTTAGTGATGATAAATGGGTAGTGCagaggcttgcagatggccacatagcggtcataggccatgaccaTGAATGTGCAGGACTCCATGGTCAAGAAACTGTTCATGATGAACATctggaggaagcaggaaaaaaacCCGATAGACCTGAGGTCAAACCAGAAGATGGCCAGGACCTTGGGGATGACGGTGAGGCAGAGCACCATGTCCAGCAGGGAGAGCAGGCTGAGCAGGTAGTACATGGGCTCGTGCAGAGAGGCCTCCAGCCGGATGGTGAGCAGGAGGGTGGTGTTGGCCCCCAtggccaggaggaagaggaggctaAGGGGCAGGGACAGCCAGTGCTGCCAGCTCTGGTAGTTAGGGAAGCAGATGAGGAGGAATTCAGAGACTGGAACAGCGGTGTAGTTGCTGTGTGAGGCCATGCAGCATATCCTGATCACACTGAAAATCCAGAGTCCTTAACATGTAGAATAGAACATATCACCAAGGGAAGTGTACGTTATAATTGTAGTAAAACTCAGGTTTTCACTAGAGCTCTGAAACTGCCTCAGTGATGTTTTAAAGTCATCATCCATCAACATTG comes from Cervus elaphus chromosome 1, mCerEla1.1, whole genome shotgun sequence and encodes:
- the LOC122695907 gene encoding olfactory receptor 56A4-like, which translates into the protein MASHSNYTAVPVSEFLLICFPNYQSWQHWLSLPLSLLFLLAMGANTTLLLTIRLEASLHEPMYYLLSLLSLLDMVLCLTVIPKVLAIFWFDLRSIGFFSCFLQMFIMNSFLTMESCTFMVMAYDRYVAICKPLHYPFIITNQFVARAIIFVVARNALASLPVPILSARLRYCAENIIKNCICTNLSVSKLSCDDIAFNRLYQFVAGWTLLGSDLILIILSYSFILKAVLRIKAEGAAAKALSTCGSHFILILFFSTVLLVLVITNLARERIPPDVPILLNILHHLIPPALNPIVYGVRTKEIRQGIQKLLRRL